A window from Primulina huaijiensis isolate GDHJ02 chromosome 13, ASM1229523v2, whole genome shotgun sequence encodes these proteins:
- the LOC140991787 gene encoding photosystem I reaction center subunit IV, chloroplastic-like: MQVKITRRESYWYKGVGSAVDQDPGTRYLVVVRFNKGNYANVSTNYYALDEVELVA; the protein is encoded by the exons ATGCAA GTTAAAATTACAAGGAGAGAATCGTATTGGTACAAGGGCGTTGGCTCTGCAGTCGACCAG GATCCCGGCACTCGTTATCTGGTGGTTGTCCGGTTCAACAAAGGGAATTATGCTAACGTATCCACCAACTACTACGCGTTGGATGAAGTTGAACTGGTTGCGTAG
- the LOC140991769 gene encoding uncharacterized protein has product MESLYFVEYCGKTIETTVTNKASVAEKWLLNRMRSLELNGGLENRVAGVGCKCFPPLNPADSSIFTKKIATLQLCMDTKCLVLQLPHMDYIPAQCFIRNLLANSGVITFVGVEVQKMWNKIMSEYGIECLRCECKVVDAHFLVKAWFPMSYRGRPTLKALAYGVAGLSMRKSTVGKCYRYGADWGAKILDEELVQQACVDAYALYEIALTLLKDP; this is encoded by the coding sequence ATGGAATCtctttattttgttgaataCTGTGGCAAAACCATTGAAACCACAGTGACGAACAAGGCCTCAGTAGCCGAAAAATGGCTACTAAATAGGATGAGGTCTTTGGAGCTAAATGGTGGACTCGAAAACAGAGTTGCTGGCGTAGGGTGCAAGTGTTTCCCTCCCCTTAACCCCGCCGACTCGTCAATATTCACCAAGAAAATAGCGACACTGCAACTGTGCATGGACACCAAATGCCTGGTACTCCAACTCCCGCACATGGATTATATTCCTGCTCAGTGCTTCATCCGGAACTTGCTCGCCAATTCTGGTGTAATTACCTTTGTTGGAGTTGAGGTACAGAAGATGTGGAACAAGATAATGAGTGAATATGGAATCGAGTGCTTGAGATGCGAGTGTAAAGTGGTTGATGCGCATTTTCTGGTCAAGGCATGGTTCCCGATGAGCTATAGAGGAAGGCCTACCCTGAAAGCTCTGGCATATGGGGTTGCGGGACTGTCCATGAGGAAGAGCACAGTAGGTAAATGTTATCGTTATGGTGCCGATTGGGGAGCGAAGATTCTGGATGAGGAGCTGGTTCAGCAGGCTTGCGTTGACGCCTATGCATTGTATGAGATTGCTCTCACTCTGTTGAAAGATCCATGA
- the LOC140991082 gene encoding protein LOW PSII ACCUMULATION 1, chloroplastic-like — MAAALRLSTLITARPICNHGNKCLGFSGQFTVNVFSPAVASVYFTQCLRSRVICSASNGPSSSEISSTAKIRSEVLSPFRTLRMFFYLAFVASGSLGGFIAITQLIGALANSSRAAEVPEILKGIAIDFGAVSIFGFLYYQENNAKNAQLARLSREENLSNLKLRIDEKKILPLSAFRGIARLVILAGPASFIEESFKLSEPFTESLLERGVLVVPCASDGTLLNFQFQETEETKEITAKRKRLWQLSPVLATEWAAWLDEQKKLANISPESPVYLSLRMDGRVRGSGVGYPPWNAFVVQLPPVKGIWTGLLDGMDGRVL, encoded by the exons ATGGCCGCCGCGTTGCGGCTATCCACTCTTATCACTGCACGTCCCATTTGCAATCACGGTAACAAGTGCCTCGGATTTTCTGGCCAATTCACGGTAAATGTGTTCAGCCCAGCCGTTGCCTCTGTTTACTTCACACAATGCCTTAGAAGTCGAGTCATCTGCTCTGCATCCAACGGACCCTCGTCTTCAGAGATTAG TTCCACAGCTAAAATACGTAGTGAGGTTCTTTCTCCTTTCCGCACTCTTCGAATGTTCTTTTATCTTGCTTTTGTGGCAAGTGGTTCTCTTGGAGGATTTATAGCCATCACTCAACTCATTGGTGCCTTAGCTAATTCATCCAGAGCAGCTGAGGTTCCTGAGATCCTCAAGGGTATTGCAATAGATTTTGGTGCTGTATCTATTTTTGGATTTCTTTATTACCAGGAGAATAATGCCAAAAATGCTCAGTTAGCTAGACTTTCGAGGGAGGAGAATCTCTCAAATCTTAAGCTTCGGATAGATGAGAAGAAAATTCTTCCGCTCAGCGCATTTCGGGGAATAGCTCGTCTTGTCATCTTAGCTGGCCCTGCATCTTTCATTGAAGAGTCCTTCAAACTTAGTGAACCTTTCACCGAGTCTCTTCTTGAGAGAGGAGTGCTCGTTGTCCCTTGTGCTTCTGATGGAACTTTGCTTAACTTTCAGTTTCAAGAAACGGAAGAAACAAAGGAAATCACCGCCAAAAGAAAAAGGCTATGGCAGCTGTCTCCTGTTCTTGCCACTGAATGGGCAGC GTGGTTAGATGAACAAAAGAAACTGGCCAATATCTCCCCTGAATCTCCAGT GTATTTGTCTCTCCGAATGGATGGTCGAGTTCGAGGCAGTGGAGTCGGTTATCCACCGTGGAATGCTTTCGTTGTGCAATTACCACCAGTGAAAGGGATATGGACTGGTCTTCTCGATGGCATGGATGGAAGAGTTTTGTGA
- the LOC140991081 gene encoding argininosuccinate synthase, chloroplastic-like, which yields MAQLHGISLCSSTNLLFQGPKRGRLYDIFYCPIKLAYELEVGVKSSEFNGHAVVQARSNSGFTCSNRAIRAVSTSDKETVVYGGVDGKILRKKLNKVVLAYSGGLDTSVIVPWLRENYGCEVVCFTADVGQGVQELEGLEQKAKASGACQLVVKDLKEEFVRDFIFPCLRAGAIYERKYLLGTSMARPVIAKAMVDVAKEVGADAVSHGCTGKGNDQVRFELTFFALNPELSVVAPWREWEIKGREDAIEYAVKHNVPVPVTKKSIYSRDRNLWHLSHEGDILEDPAKEPMEDMYMMTVDPKAAPDQPEYVNIGMVEGLPVSINGKQLSPASLLSELNEIGGKHGIGRVDMVENRLVGMKSRGVYETPGGTILFTAARELESLTLDRETMQTKDFLALKYAELVYAGRWFDPLRESIDAFMTEITKSSSGSVTLKLYKGSVSVTGRESPNSLYRQDISSFESGEIYNQADAAGFIRLYGLPIRVRAMLDKSL from the exons ATGGCTCAGTTACATGGTATTTCTTTGTGTTCTTCTACTAATCTCCTATTCCAAGGTCCTAAAAGAG GTCGCctgtatgatattttttattgtccAATAAAGTTGGCTTATGAATTAGAG GTAGGAGTAAAATCCAGCGAGTTTAATGGTCATGCCGTTGTCCAGGCCAGATCTAACTCTGGTTTCACATGTAGCAATCGTG CTATACGAGCAGTTTCGACTAGTGACAAAGAGACAGTGGTTTATGGTGGTGTGGATGGAAAAATTCTGCGTAAAAAGTTGAACAAAGTCGTCCTGGCATATAGTGGTGGTCTAGATACCTCGGTAATTGTACCTTGGCTTAG GGAAAATTATGGCTGCGAAGTTGTTTGCTTCACTGCAGATGTTGGCCAA GGTGTTCAAGAATTAGAAGGTCTGGAACAAAAGGCCAAGGCTAGTGGAGCGTGTCAACTAGTGGTGAAGGATCTGAAAGAGGAATTTGTGAgagattttatttttccttgCTTGCGAGCTGGTGCTATCTATGAGAGAAAGTACTTGCTCGGGACTTCAATGGCCCGACCTGTTATTGCTAAG GCCATGGTTGATGTGGCCAAAGAAGTTGGAGCTGATGCTGTTTCTCATGGATGTACAGGGAAAGGAAATGACCAG GTCCGGTTTGAGCTGACTTTCTTTGCTCTGAATCCTGAACTAAGTGTCGTTGCTCCTTGGAGGGAATGGGAAATTAAGGGAAGAGAAGATGCAATTGAATATGCTGTAAAGCATAATGTGCCTGTTCCAGTAACAAAGAAATCCATCTACAGCAGAGATAGGAACCTGTGGCACCTCAGCCATGAG GGGGATATCTTGGAAGACCCTGCAAAGGAGCCTATGGAGGACATGTACATGATGACGGTCGACCCAAAAGCGGCCCCGGATCAACCTGA GTATGTGAATATTGGTATGGTTGAGGGTCTCCCTGTTTCGATAAATGGAAAGCAACTGTCTCCTGCATCTCTTCTCTCAGAGCTAAATGAAATTGGTGGGAAGCATGGGATTGGCCGTGTAGATATGGTTGAAAATCGTCTTGTGGGAATGAAGAGCCGTGGGGTGTACGAAACTCCTGGTGGAACAATCCTCTTCACAGCTGCAAGAGAACTTGAGTCTCTGACACTTGATCGTGAAACCATGCAGACGAAGGATTTTCTTGCCCTGAAGTATGCCGAGTTAGTATATGCCGGCAGATGGTTTGATCCACTTCGCGAGTCAATTGATGCTTTCATGACAGAAATCACAAAAAGTAGCAGTGGATCAGTTACTCTCAAGCTTTATAAAGGATCTGTGAGTGTAACTGGTAGGGAAAGTCCTAACAGTCTCTACAGACAAGACATCTCCTCATTCGAGAGTGGGGAAATCTACAATCAAGCTGATGCTGCTGGCTTCATACGGCTCTATGGATTGCCGATAAGGGTCCGTGCTATGCTTGACAAGAGCCTCTAA
- the LOC140991770 gene encoding monothiol glutaredoxin-S10-like — translation MMASTAGTILLPIQGIDSISAFPPSSSRVPNHLSNHFARSTATSCRTISRNERPTKFRVVCSASFGSRLEESVRKTIGENPVVVYSKTWCSYSSEVKSLFKRLGVDPLVVELDKLGPQGPQLQKTLERLTGQHTVPNVFIGGKHIGGCTDTVKLHRKGELKPLLLKIYATKSES, via the exons ATGATGGCATCAACGGCGGGCACGATTCTCCTGCCGATTCAAGGAATCGATTCCATTTCCGCCTTTCCTCCGTCGTCTTCTCGCGTGCCAAATCACTTGTCAAATCATTTTGCCCGCAGTACCGCTACATCTTGCAGAACCATATCGAGAAATGAGAGGCCGACCAAGTTTCGGGTCGTGTGCTCCGCTTCGTTCGGATCGCGGTTGGAGGAATCAGTGAGGAAGACAATTGGAGAAAACCCAGTTGTGGTTTACTCCAAGACTTGGTGCTC GTACTCTTCGGAGGTGAAGTCTTTGTTTAAGAGACTAGGTGTGGATCCTCTTGTTGTTGAATTGGACAAATTAG GTCCTCAAGGACCACAACTACAGAAAACTTTAGAAAGGCTTACTGGACAACACACTGTTCCCAATGTTTTTATAG GGGGAAAGCATATTGGCGGTTGTACAG ATACTGTCAAGCTACACCGTAAAGGTGAACTCAAGCCTTTGCTATTGAAAATCTATGCCACGAAATCAGAGAGCTAG